One part of the Bacteroidales bacterium genome encodes these proteins:
- the ccoS gene encoding cbb3-type cytochrome oxidase assembly protein CcoS produces the protein MHVIVVLIGFSLLVAIGFLAAFLWAVRSGQYDDDVSPGMRMLYEDKKKEDSSIQHNTSQTKPN, from the coding sequence ATGCACGTCATCGTTGTTTTAATCGGTTTCAGTCTATTGGTTGCCATTGGTTTCCTTGCAGCTTTTCTATGGGCAGTAAGGAGTGGGCAGTATGATGATGATGTTTCACCTGGAATGAGAATGTTATACGAGGATAAGAAAAAAGAAGATAGTTCAATCCAACATAATACAAGTCAAACAAAGCCTAATTAA